In Acidimicrobiia bacterium, the following proteins share a genomic window:
- a CDS encoding DUF3488 and transglutaminase-like domain-containing protein, which produces MATRELPVSVALAALSASVALSFGAIFASDAYLGPLLVAAVLPHALGWVTRRWTRSAAASAVVAGAGLLLAAVAWTGSLTRLGDQLRAGWTVVRTDARPIPASPSAVLLGAIAVFVVGAVADDLAFRRDGAMSVLAPATVAVIWLRALGTPHGWVPSTVAFGGAAVVFLAVQHQTLLERRRTRIGRSPGATAPRLLAGVAVAGLAATLVASAVAPTLPTSGHPLVSVGSLSSSTGSSSYQTSVAPLVNVGDQLRRGPRHELFTVAVASPDYWRITALDDYSSAGGGQWTLTARGNGAVGQGLASRAPRGALHQRYQIGPLGERWMPAAYEPVTVSRPDTLVVRSSGTLVTDRSSVDGLSYSVDSRLPSAPVTPTQRLGTGAPLPAALRRYLALPSDLPATLRERARQAVGGATLPYDEALALRDYFRSSLFTYDASVTLGDDENAMVTFLATRRGFCVQFASTYAVMARSLGIPARVAVGFTPGTAQGGVYHVTNFEAHAWPEIWLAGLGWTHLFDPTPRTGAPGGAAPLPGEPPAATRSTPTPSTVPAAPTPTPSGGGVAPNPTPVPNRVAVSSPRRSTGLSVLGWAIVIAGLVTLGLLAALGAAVARKARRRARRRAVPDPAEQVAGAWAEALDGFRAAGVGWPRSLTPYEVAEALPVRLDERLAPPLAALAGRYTAARYGELPPSDATVQAAWQDADAVLTALDAALDLRTRLRSRLRVGGPPRQPEPAGWSRRSPSTND; this is translated from the coding sequence ATGGCAACCCGCGAACTCCCCGTCTCGGTCGCGCTCGCGGCGCTGAGCGCGTCGGTCGCGCTGAGCTTCGGCGCGATCTTCGCCTCCGACGCGTACCTCGGGCCGCTGCTCGTGGCGGCGGTGCTCCCCCACGCCCTGGGCTGGGTCACCCGACGCTGGACCCGCTCCGCGGCCGCCAGCGCCGTCGTCGCCGGCGCCGGCCTGCTGCTCGCCGCGGTCGCGTGGACGGGGTCGCTGACCCGGCTCGGCGACCAGCTCCGCGCCGGGTGGACCGTGGTCCGGACCGACGCGCGCCCGATCCCGGCCAGCCCCAGCGCGGTGCTGCTGGGCGCCATCGCCGTCTTCGTCGTCGGCGCGGTGGCCGACGACCTCGCCTTCCGGCGCGACGGGGCCATGAGCGTCCTGGCCCCCGCGACGGTGGCGGTGATCTGGCTGCGGGCGCTCGGGACGCCCCACGGCTGGGTGCCGAGCACCGTGGCCTTCGGCGGCGCCGCGGTCGTGTTCCTCGCCGTGCAGCACCAGACCCTGCTGGAGCGGCGCCGCACCCGGATCGGTCGGTCCCCCGGCGCGACGGCGCCGCGGCTGCTCGCGGGCGTGGCCGTGGCGGGCCTGGCCGCGACCCTCGTGGCATCGGCGGTGGCGCCGACGCTGCCGACCTCGGGCCACCCCTTGGTCAGCGTCGGGTCGCTCAGCTCGTCGACCGGGAGCTCGAGCTACCAGACCAGCGTGGCCCCGCTCGTGAACGTCGGGGACCAGCTGCGTCGGGGACCACGGCACGAGCTGTTCACGGTCGCCGTCGCCAGCCCCGACTACTGGCGGATCACCGCCCTCGACGACTACAGCTCGGCCGGTGGGGGGCAGTGGACGCTCACCGCGCGCGGGAACGGCGCCGTCGGCCAAGGGCTCGCGTCCCGCGCCCCCCGCGGCGCGCTCCACCAGCGGTACCAGATCGGTCCGCTCGGTGAGCGGTGGATGCCGGCGGCGTACGAGCCGGTCACGGTGAGCCGCCCCGACACGCTCGTGGTGCGGTCGTCGGGCACGCTCGTCACCGACCGGTCGTCCGTGGACGGGTTGAGCTACTCGGTCGACTCGCGGCTCCCGAGCGCGCCGGTCACCCCGACGCAGCGGCTCGGCACCGGGGCCCCGCTGCCGGCCGCGCTCCGCCGGTACCTCGCGCTGCCGTCGGACCTCCCCGCCACCCTGCGCGAGCGCGCCCGGCAGGCCGTCGGCGGCGCGACGCTCCCCTACGACGAGGCCCTGGCCCTCCGGGACTACTTCCGGTCGTCCCTGTTCACCTACGACGCGAGCGTGACCCTCGGCGACGACGAGAACGCGATGGTCACGTTCCTCGCCACCCGCCGGGGGTTCTGCGTCCAGTTCGCGAGCACGTACGCGGTCATGGCGCGGTCCCTCGGGATCCCGGCGCGCGTCGCGGTCGGGTTCACGCCGGGCACCGCGCAGGGCGGCGTGTACCACGTGACGAACTTCGAGGCCCACGCGTGGCCGGAGATCTGGCTCGCCGGGCTCGGCTGGACCCATCTCTTCGACCCGACGCCGCGGACCGGCGCGCCGGGCGGCGCCGCCCCGCTCCCCGGCGAGCCGCCGGCGGCGACCCGGTCGACCCCGACCCCGTCGACGGTGCCGGCGGCGCCGACGCCGACGCCGTCGGGTGGCGGCGTGGCGCCGAACCCGACGCCGGTGCCGAACCGGGTGGCGGTGTCATCCCCGCGGCGCTCGACGGGGCTGTCGGTGCTCGGCTGGGCGATCGTCATCGCCGGCCTCGTGACGCTCGGCCTCCTCGCCGCGCTCGGCGCCGCGGTGGCGCGCAAGGCGCGGCGGCGCGCCCGTCGTCGCGCCGTCCCCGATCCGGCCGAGCAGGTCGCGGGGGCGTGGGCGGAGGCGCTCGACGGCTTCCGCGCCGCCGGCGTCGGCTGGCCGCGCTCGCTCACGCCCTACGAGGTCGCCGAGGCGCTGCCGGTCCGACTCGACGAGCGGCTGGCGCCGCCCCTCGCCGCCCTGGCGGGCCGCTACACCGCGGCCCGGTACGGCGAGCTGCCCCCGAGCGACGCGACGGTGCAGGCGGCGTGGCAGGACGCCGACGCGGTGCTCACGGCGCTCGACGCCGCGCTGGACCTGCGCACCCGGCTGCGGTCGCGGCTGCGGGTGGGCGGGCCGCCTCGTCAGCCGGAGCCGGCGGGGTGGTCGCGGCGGAGCCCGTCCACGAACGACTGA
- a CDS encoding DUF58 domain-containing protein, producing the protein MARGPRIGVPELTRRGWTLGGAAVGLLVGSWLLGSDALAALALGGGLVLGIAAVWVLRHRVVMTVDRSVHPARLSVGQEGRVILRGTTTVATPWLSLTETVDGGRRAARFVVVPLPGGTELQAGYRIPTERRGRHVVGPTLLTLADPCGLVRRTWTVGGTSEVIVRPRVHTVLPPRRGGGGEPAERASGPRIPVVEALGEFLALRDYEPGDDPRRVHWRSTARRGDLLVRVDDAPAPGRAVVLFDVRASAHDARTFEAAVEAVASIAASLHRTHQPVEVVTSAGETLRRPGRTALDAVLDRLAVVEPDPTDHLDVVTGALRKRFGLGGVVVVTGAADPVILDAAAALRRRRVVTLVTTGPATLATGPIVLVDASQRPFPVAWAATTRTRTRWQPANSPSRSRSRR; encoded by the coding sequence GTGGCCCGCGGCCCTCGGATCGGCGTCCCCGAGCTGACCCGGCGGGGCTGGACCCTCGGTGGCGCCGCCGTCGGTCTGCTCGTCGGCAGCTGGCTCCTCGGCTCGGACGCGCTCGCCGCGCTCGCCCTCGGCGGCGGGCTCGTGCTCGGCATCGCCGCCGTCTGGGTGCTGCGTCACCGGGTGGTGATGACGGTCGATCGGTCGGTGCACCCGGCGCGCCTCTCGGTCGGGCAGGAGGGCCGGGTGATCCTGCGCGGGACGACCACGGTCGCCACGCCCTGGCTGAGCCTCACCGAGACCGTCGACGGCGGGCGCCGCGCCGCCCGGTTCGTCGTGGTGCCGCTGCCGGGCGGCACCGAGCTCCAGGCCGGGTACCGGATCCCGACCGAGCGTCGGGGACGGCACGTGGTCGGCCCGACGCTGCTGACCCTGGCCGACCCGTGCGGCCTCGTCCGTCGCACGTGGACCGTCGGGGGCACGAGCGAGGTCATCGTGCGGCCCCGCGTCCACACGGTGCTGCCACCCCGCCGGGGCGGGGGCGGGGAGCCGGCCGAGCGGGCCAGCGGGCCCCGCATCCCGGTGGTGGAGGCCCTCGGCGAGTTCCTCGCCCTCCGCGACTACGAGCCCGGCGACGACCCGCGGCGCGTCCACTGGCGATCGACGGCGCGCCGCGGCGACCTGCTCGTCCGCGTCGACGACGCTCCCGCGCCTGGGCGTGCCGTCGTGCTCTTCGACGTGCGGGCGTCGGCGCACGACGCCCGCACCTTCGAGGCCGCGGTCGAGGCGGTGGCGTCGATCGCGGCGAGCCTGCACCGGACCCACCAGCCGGTCGAGGTGGTGACGAGCGCGGGCGAGACGCTGCGACGGCCGGGGCGGACCGCGCTCGACGCGGTGCTGGACCGGCTGGCGGTGGTCGAGCCCGACCCCACCGACCACCTCGACGTGGTCACCGGCGCCTTGCGGAAGCGCTTCGGCCTCGGCGGCGTCGTGGTCGTGACCGGGGCCGCCGACCCGGTCATCCTCGACGCCGCGGCCGCGCTGCGCCGCCGCCGGGTCGTGACCCTCGTGACCACCGGGCCGGCGACGCTCGCCACCGGCCCCATCGTGCTCGTCGACGCTTCGCAGCGTCCGTTCCCGGTGGCGTGGGCCGCCACCACCCGCACCCGGACCCGATGGCAACCCGCGAACTCCCCGTCTCGGTCGCGCTCGCGGCGCTGA
- a CDS encoding AAA family ATPase: MAQPATARRVDVAALFELVARNVERVIQGKHDQIRLALVCLFAEGHLLIEDVPGVGKTSLAKAMARSIAGTAHRIQFTPDLLPSDVLGVSVWNRANSQFEFRPGGVFAHVVLADEINRASPKTQSALLEAMEERQVTVDARTWALPRPFLVIATQNPVELEGTYPLPEAQLDRFLMRLPMGYPDREAEMAILETHGVGQVEPDDLQPVTTAADVAAAADAATAVHVAAALRAYVVDVVDATRRDPELALGVSPRGALALQRGARALAAGAGRDYVVPDDIKALAPAVLTHRMIVAPEAELRGVTAEDVLERVLAGVAVPRASG; this comes from the coding sequence GTGGCCCAACCTGCTACCGCTCGGCGCGTCGACGTCGCGGCGCTCTTCGAGCTCGTGGCCCGCAACGTCGAGCGCGTGATCCAGGGCAAGCACGACCAGATTCGGCTCGCCCTGGTGTGCCTCTTCGCCGAGGGGCACCTCCTCATCGAGGACGTCCCCGGGGTGGGCAAGACGTCGCTCGCCAAGGCGATGGCCCGCTCGATCGCCGGCACCGCGCACCGCATCCAGTTCACCCCGGACCTGCTGCCGTCCGACGTGCTGGGCGTGTCGGTCTGGAACCGGGCCAACAGCCAGTTCGAGTTCCGGCCCGGCGGCGTGTTCGCCCACGTCGTCCTGGCCGACGAGATCAACCGGGCGTCGCCGAAGACCCAGTCGGCGCTGCTCGAGGCGATGGAGGAGCGTCAGGTCACCGTCGACGCGCGGACATGGGCGCTGCCGCGGCCGTTCCTCGTGATCGCGACCCAGAACCCGGTCGAGCTCGAGGGCACCTATCCCCTGCCCGAGGCCCAGCTCGACCGGTTCCTGATGCGGCTCCCGATGGGCTACCCGGACCGGGAGGCCGAGATGGCGATCCTCGAGACGCACGGCGTCGGCCAGGTCGAGCCCGACGACCTGCAGCCGGTCACGACCGCGGCCGACGTTGCCGCCGCCGCCGACGCCGCCACCGCGGTGCACGTCGCCGCGGCGCTGCGCGCCTACGTCGTCGACGTGGTCGACGCCACCCGACGGGACCCGGAGCTGGCGCTGGGCGTGAGCCCCCGGGGGGCGCTGGCGCTGCAGCGGGGCGCCCGCGCGCTGGCCGCCGGCGCGGGACGCGACTACGTCGTGCCCGACGACATCAAGGCCTTGGCGCCGGCCGTGCTCACGCACCGCATGATCGTCGCCCCGGAGGCGGAGCTGCGCGGCGTGACCGCCGAGGACGTGCTCGAGCGGGTGCTGGCGGGCGTCGCCGTCCCGCGCGCCAGCGGGTAG
- a CDS encoding HNH endonuclease codes for MGRALLLNASFEPLCVVTVRRAVVLVLKDKAEIVARNGAELHSERRVIAVPSVIRLMHFVRVPYRSRVPLSRRAVFARDGHRCQYCSHTAENIDHVVPRSRGGEHSWENVVASCRSCNARKEDRTLAESGLRLRRPPVAPHASLWVVATAGALDPAWEPFLPGLEAVPA; via the coding sequence TTGGGGAGAGCTCTACTGCTCAACGCCAGCTTCGAGCCTCTCTGCGTCGTCACGGTGCGGCGGGCGGTCGTCCTCGTCCTCAAGGACAAGGCCGAGATCGTCGCTCGCAACGGCGCTGAGCTGCACTCGGAGCGCCGCGTGATCGCCGTCCCGTCGGTGATCCGGCTCATGCACTTCGTCCGCGTCCCGTACCGCAGCCGGGTGCCGCTCTCCCGACGGGCGGTCTTCGCGCGCGACGGCCACCGCTGCCAGTACTGCAGCCACACGGCCGAGAACATCGACCACGTCGTCCCCCGCTCGCGGGGGGGCGAGCACAGCTGGGAGAACGTCGTCGCGTCCTGCCGCTCCTGCAACGCCCGCAAGGAGGACCGCACCCTGGCCGAGTCCGGGCTCCGGCTGCGCCGCCCACCGGTGGCGCCCCACGCCAGCCTCTGGGTGGTCGCGACCGCCGGCGCCCTCGACCCGGCCTGGGAGCCCTTCCTGCCCGGCCTCGAGGCCGTCCCCGCCTGA
- a CDS encoding division/cell wall cluster transcriptional repressor MraZ encodes MAARFFGWFQHTLDDKGRLILPAEFRQGLEDGAFIGRFPDHCLAIYPPGEFDTVTEDITRAAKEGGGDALAASRFFNSGARPVVPDKQGRVPIAPHLREWAQLGREVVVTGQQKRIELWSPENWRAVEERGQAELARRQGWGM; translated from the coding sequence GTGGCGGCCCGCTTCTTCGGGTGGTTCCAGCACACGCTGGACGACAAGGGCCGGCTCATCCTCCCGGCGGAGTTCCGCCAGGGCCTGGAGGACGGGGCCTTCATCGGGCGGTTCCCGGATCACTGCCTGGCCATCTACCCCCCCGGCGAGTTCGACACCGTGACCGAGGACATCACGCGCGCGGCCAAGGAGGGGGGCGGCGACGCCCTCGCCGCCTCGCGGTTCTTCAACTCCGGGGCCCGACCGGTGGTCCCCGACAAGCAGGGCCGGGTGCCGATCGCTCCCCACCTGCGGGAGTGGGCCCAGCTGGGCCGCGAGGTCGTCGTCACCGGGCAGCAGAAGCGGATCGAGCTGTGGTCGCCCGAGAACTGGCGAGCGGTCGAGGAGCGCGGCCAGGCCGAGCTCGCTCGTCGCCAGGGCTGGGGCATGTAG
- the rsmH gene encoding 16S rRNA (cytosine(1402)-N(4))-methyltransferase RsmH, translating into MGGYQHRPVMVREVVELLAAVPTGTVVDATVGAGGHARRLLEARPDLRLLGIDRDPAAVAAARSGLEPFGERVRIVHGGFEDVAEIVKRASEGNVMGILFDLGVSSPQLDLRERGFTYWGEAPLDMRMDSAQALTAEQVLNEYDEGALAAVIARNGEERFARQIAARIVASRPLHTTGDLVRAVREAIPAPARRRGGHPARRTFQAIRMEVNRELPHLEAGLDESVHLLGPGGRVVVLSYHSLEDRLVKDRFATWAGEREATPPGLPVEPPRPRPLLRLVTRRARRPSRDEVAANPRAESARLRAAEKLDTPTGR; encoded by the coding sequence ATGGGTGGCTATCAGCACCGTCCGGTCATGGTCCGGGAGGTGGTCGAGCTCCTCGCCGCCGTGCCGACGGGGACCGTCGTCGACGCGACGGTCGGAGCTGGCGGGCACGCCCGCCGACTCCTGGAGGCCCGGCCGGACCTCCGCCTCCTCGGGATCGACCGTGATCCCGCGGCGGTGGCGGCGGCCCGGTCCGGGCTCGAGCCCTTCGGCGAGCGGGTCCGGATCGTGCACGGCGGCTTCGAGGACGTCGCCGAGATCGTCAAGCGAGCAAGCGAGGGGAACGTCATGGGCATCCTGTTCGATCTCGGGGTCAGCAGCCCCCAGCTCGACCTGCGGGAACGCGGATTCACCTACTGGGGCGAGGCCCCGCTCGACATGCGGATGGACAGCGCCCAGGCGCTGACCGCCGAGCAGGTCCTCAACGAGTACGACGAGGGGGCGCTGGCGGCGGTCATCGCCCGCAACGGCGAGGAGCGGTTCGCCCGGCAGATCGCCGCCCGCATCGTCGCCAGCCGGCCCCTCCACACCACCGGCGACCTCGTGCGCGCCGTGCGCGAGGCCATCCCGGCTCCGGCCCGCCGCCGCGGCGGGCACCCGGCGCGCCGCACCTTCCAGGCCATCCGGATGGAGGTCAACCGCGAGCTGCCGCACCTGGAGGCCGGGCTCGACGAGTCCGTGCACCTCCTCGGTCCCGGCGGCCGGGTGGTCGTGCTCTCGTACCACTCGCTCGAGGACCGGCTCGTGAAGGATCGCTTCGCGACGTGGGCCGGCGAGCGCGAGGCGACGCCGCCGGGCCTGCCGGTCGAGCCGCCGCGCCCGCGGCCGCTCCTCCGGCTCGTCACCCGCCGGGCGCGCCGACCGAGCCGGGACGAGGTCGCGGCCAACCCGCGGGCCGAGAGCGCCCGGCTCCGCGCCGCGGAGAAGCTCGACACGCCCACCGGGCGGTGA
- a CDS encoding penicillin-binding protein 2: protein MASAPRRLAALLVAVAVVFALIALRLVDVQTRSRARYVRLGLSQRVRTVTVAAQRGSILDRNGNQLAVSVPATTVWANPRVMPDPAFAAAKLAPLVGVDEATLQARLSDRRRGFVYVARKLDAGPAAAVRNLHLVGLGFESEPKRYYPADPLAAPLLGLVGTDNGGLGGLEAGDQSILGGRNGRLLVEQDPRGQTLPNGTHEEQATKQGSDVLLTIDQSMQYAAEQALAAEVGNQHSRGGMAIIVDTRTGDILAMASVDGPAGSQPARPSPAGARNRPLTDVFEPGSTAKVVTIAAALEAGLVTPSTVLSVPQSIMVDGTKYEDVETHATLMTVADIVRQSSNVGTILIARMLGRDRFDAALHAFGFGVPTGVGFPGEAAGILLPRGQYNATSLASMPIGSGIAVTAMQLLDVYATIANGGAARAPRLVAATVDPAGHRRDRARALAHPVVSAGTANQVRQLLVGVVTGGTGTKAQVPGYLVAGKTGTARKPPYLAGQYVSSFAGFAPADAPRLAAVVVLDEPQGGSVFGGDVAAPVFARIMQYALTVERVPASGPSSIATGPIP, encoded by the coding sequence GTGGCGTCGGCGCCGCGCCGGCTCGCCGCGCTCCTCGTCGCCGTCGCGGTCGTCTTCGCGCTCATCGCCCTCCGCCTCGTCGACGTGCAGACGCGCAGCCGAGCCCGGTACGTGCGGCTGGGCCTGAGCCAGCGGGTGCGGACCGTGACCGTCGCCGCGCAGCGCGGCAGCATCCTCGATCGCAACGGCAACCAGCTCGCGGTCTCGGTGCCGGCCACGACGGTGTGGGCCAACCCGCGCGTGATGCCGGACCCGGCCTTCGCCGCCGCCAAGCTGGCGCCGCTGGTCGGCGTGGACGAGGCGACCTTGCAGGCCCGGCTCAGCGATCGCCGCCGCGGCTTCGTGTACGTGGCGCGCAAGCTCGACGCCGGGCCGGCCGCGGCGGTGCGCAACCTGCACCTCGTCGGCCTCGGCTTCGAGTCGGAGCCGAAGCGCTACTACCCGGCCGACCCGCTGGCGGCGCCGCTGCTCGGGCTCGTGGGGACGGACAACGGCGGTCTCGGCGGGCTCGAGGCCGGCGACCAGTCGATCCTGGGCGGTCGCAACGGGCGGCTCCTCGTCGAGCAGGACCCGCGCGGCCAGACCCTCCCGAACGGCACCCACGAGGAGCAGGCGACGAAGCAGGGCTCCGACGTGCTGCTCACGATCGACCAGTCGATGCAGTACGCGGCGGAGCAGGCCCTCGCCGCCGAGGTCGGCAACCAGCACTCGCGGGGCGGGATGGCGATCATCGTCGACACCCGCACCGGCGACATCCTGGCCATGGCGAGCGTCGACGGTCCCGCCGGGAGCCAGCCGGCGCGCCCGTCACCGGCCGGCGCCCGCAACCGTCCGCTCACCGACGTGTTCGAGCCCGGGTCCACGGCGAAGGTCGTCACCATCGCGGCCGCGCTCGAGGCCGGTCTCGTGACCCCGTCGACGGTCCTGTCGGTGCCGCAGTCGATCATGGTCGACGGCACGAAGTACGAGGACGTCGAGACCCACGCGACTCTGATGACGGTGGCCGACATCGTGCGTCAGTCCTCGAACGTCGGGACCATCCTCATCGCGCGGATGCTCGGTCGCGACCGCTTCGACGCCGCGCTCCACGCCTTCGGGTTCGGCGTGCCGACTGGCGTCGGGTTCCCCGGCGAGGCGGCCGGCATCCTGCTCCCGCGAGGCCAGTACAACGCGACGAGCCTGGCCTCGATGCCGATCGGGAGCGGCATCGCCGTGACCGCCATGCAGCTCCTCGATGTCTACGCCACGATCGCCAACGGGGGCGCGGCGCGCGCGCCGCGTCTCGTCGCCGCGACCGTCGATCCCGCGGGCCACCGTCGGGACCGCGCCCGCGCGCTCGCGCACCCCGTCGTGTCGGCCGGCACCGCGAACCAGGTGCGCCAGCTGCTCGTCGGGGTCGTCACCGGGGGCACGGGCACGAAGGCCCAGGTCCCCGGCTACCTGGTCGCGGGCAAGACCGGGACCGCGCGCAAGCCCCCGTACCTCGCGGGCCAGTACGTGTCCTCGTTCGCGGGGTTCGCGCCCGCGGACGCGCCCCGGCTCGCGGCGGTGGTCGTGCTCGACGAGCCGCAGGGCGGCTCCGTGTTCGGAGGCGACGTCGCGGCACCGGTCTTCGCCCGGATCATGCAGTACGCGCTGACGGTCGAGCGGGTGCCCGCGAGCGGCCCCTCGAGCATCGCAACCGGCCCGATACCCTGA
- a CDS encoding UDP-N-acetylmuramoyl-L-alanyl-D-glutamate--2,6-diaminopimelate ligase, giving the protein MQLHELLADVDVLDVHGDPSVDVQALAYDSHRVDRGACFACIVGANHDGHDYAPAAVRSGAVALLVERDVGLTVPEARVTDVRRALGPAAARLHGHPSRALRCVGVTGTNGKTTTTHLFAAIAAAAGENAGIVGTVGAQTGGPPLPLEHTTPEAPDLQALLARMRDDGVQTVAMEVSSHALAQHRVDGTWFRVVCFTNLTRDHLDYHGSLDEYFEAKARLFDPARAAAAAVNLDDERGAELARRCRERGLPVTTYALDADADVVAADARVDDRGGHFAMTTRDGPRHPMHTPLLGRLNLANALAAAVTAQLAGFDADAIARGLAAVSTIPGRLEPVDAGQPFTVLVDYAHTPDALGAALAAARQLAGRNRVIAVFGAGGERDPAKRPLMGRVAADAADLVVITTDNPRSEDPAAIAAAVRAGAAAGAAEVRLEADRRSAIRDALAAARPGDVLVVAGKGHETDQRFRDRVVPFDDRVVTREELGGRPWS; this is encoded by the coding sequence GTGCAGCTCCACGAGCTTCTAGCTGACGTCGACGTGCTCGACGTGCACGGCGACCCTTCGGTCGACGTGCAGGCCCTTGCCTACGACAGCCACCGCGTCGATCGGGGCGCGTGCTTCGCGTGCATCGTGGGCGCCAACCACGACGGCCACGACTACGCGCCGGCGGCGGTGCGCTCCGGCGCCGTCGCGCTCCTCGTCGAGCGCGACGTCGGGCTCACCGTCCCCGAGGCCCGCGTGACCGACGTGCGGCGGGCCTTGGGGCCGGCCGCGGCCCGACTCCACGGGCACCCGTCGCGCGCCCTCCGGTGCGTCGGCGTCACGGGCACGAACGGCAAGACGACGACCACCCACCTCTTCGCCGCCATCGCGGCCGCCGCCGGCGAGAACGCCGGGATCGTGGGCACGGTCGGCGCCCAGACCGGTGGCCCGCCGCTGCCCCTCGAGCACACGACGCCGGAGGCCCCCGACCTGCAGGCGCTGCTCGCCCGCATGCGCGACGACGGCGTGCAGACCGTCGCGATGGAGGTCTCCTCCCACGCCCTCGCCCAGCACCGTGTCGACGGCACCTGGTTCCGGGTCGTGTGCTTCACGAACCTCACGCGCGACCATCTCGACTACCACGGCTCGCTCGACGAGTACTTCGAGGCGAAGGCCCGGCTCTTCGACCCGGCCCGAGCCGCGGCCGCGGCGGTGAACCTGGACGACGAGCGGGGAGCCGAGCTGGCCCGCCGCTGCCGGGAGCGCGGGCTGCCGGTGACGACGTACGCGCTCGACGCCGACGCCGACGTCGTCGCCGCGGACGCACGCGTCGACGACCGCGGCGGTCACTTCGCGATGACGACGCGCGACGGGCCGCGTCACCCGATGCACACGCCGCTCCTCGGGCGGCTGAACCTCGCCAACGCGCTGGCGGCGGCGGTGACGGCTCAGCTCGCCGGCTTCGACGCCGACGCCATCGCCCGCGGGCTGGCGGCCGTGTCGACGATCCCCGGCCGGCTCGAACCGGTCGACGCCGGCCAGCCCTTCACCGTGCTCGTCGACTACGCGCACACGCCCGACGCCTTGGGCGCGGCCCTGGCCGCGGCGCGCCAGCTGGCGGGGCGGAATCGGGTGATCGCGGTCTTCGGTGCCGGCGGCGAGCGCGACCCGGCCAAGCGGCCGCTCATGGGTCGCGTCGCGGCCGACGCCGCCGACCTCGTGGTCATCACGACCGACAACCCGCGCTCGGAGGACCCGGCCGCGATCGCGGCCGCGGTCCGGGCCGGCGCCGCCGCGGGCGCGGCCGAGGTCCGCCTCGAGGCCGACCGCCGGTCCGCCATCCGCGACGCGCTCGCCGCGGCCCGGCCCGGCGACGTTCTCGTCGTCGCCGGGAAGGGCCACGAGACTGACCAGCGCTTCCGCGACCGTGTCGTCCCGTTCGACGACCGCGTCGTGACCCGCGAGGAGCTGGGGGGGCGGCCGTGGAGCTGA